In the genome of Limnobaculum zhutongyuii, one region contains:
- a CDS encoding DUF2620 domain-containing protein produces MKFVVGGQIEKEKIAESIRTLAGDKATSVVVMNDIEAAMALKSGAVDYYLGACNTGGGGALAMAIAIAGMDRCVTVGMPGKILSDEEIIAHVKGGKSAFGFTGQDIDVVVPVIITAIFF; encoded by the coding sequence ATGAAATTTGTAGTCGGTGGACAGATCGAAAAAGAAAAAATCGCAGAAAGTATCCGTACCTTAGCGGGCGACAAAGCCACATCCGTTGTGGTGATGAACGATATTGAAGCGGCAATGGCGCTTAAAAGTGGTGCGGTAGATTACTACCTTGGTGCCTGTAACACCGGTGGTGGTGGCGCATTAGCCATGGCTATCGCGATTGCGGGTATGGACCGCTGTGTCACTGTTGGTATGCCGGGAAAAATTCTGTCTGATGAAGAAATTATTGCCCATGTAAAAGGCGGCAAAAGTGCCTTTGGCTTTACCGGACAAGATATTGACGTGGTGGTTCCTGTCATCATTACGGCTATCTTTTTCTAA
- a CDS encoding PRD domain-containing protein: MEQRLAILLQGGVIDQDIHDGMLNVITELEQQWNISIRHSQGNMALTHMASALMRSRRGESIAPIDNEVLEEVQQSEQYPSLVIIHQALLRHFPLTIDPSEEGYLLANLYSLMLAANDR, from the coding sequence ATGGAACAGCGGTTAGCCATTCTTTTACAAGGTGGCGTAATTGATCAAGATATTCACGATGGCATGCTAAATGTGATTACTGAGCTTGAACAGCAGTGGAACATTTCGATACGTCATTCACAGGGGAATATGGCATTAACCCATATGGCCAGCGCGTTAATGCGTTCCCGTCGTGGTGAAAGTATTGCCCCGATTGATAATGAGGTTTTGGAAGAGGTTCAGCAGTCTGAGCAGTATCCGTCGTTAGTGATTATTCATCAGGCGCTACTTCGACATTTTCCTCTGACTATCGATCCATCGGAAGAGGGATATTTATTGGCTAATCTTTATAGCCTGATGTTGGCGGCAAACGATCGCTAA
- a CDS encoding phosphotriesterase-related protein, producing MRTKNYIDASGYTYAHEHLHIDLSGAKNNIDCCLDQFQLLVDEMKRLYALGVRNIVEVTNRYMGRNAQFMLDIMAESKINVVASTGYYQQKFYPSSVHAMRVETIAREMIDEIERGIDGTSLKAGVIAEIGSSLGQITDDERKVFEAAAIAHLSTGRPISTHTTLSTMGLEQLTLLKEFGVDPQHIVIGHCDLKDNLDTILPLLDEGAWVQFDTIGKNDYYPDSKRIEMLQSVKARGMLDRVMLSMDITRRSHLKGNGGIGFDYLLTTFVPMLQKADFTQREIDLMLRDNPAAFFNYGQN from the coding sequence ATGAGAACAAAAAACTACATTGATGCTTCAGGTTATACCTACGCCCACGAGCATCTGCATATCGATCTTTCCGGTGCGAAAAACAATATCGACTGTTGCCTCGATCAGTTTCAATTGCTGGTCGATGAAATGAAACGGCTGTATGCCCTTGGCGTACGCAATATCGTTGAAGTGACTAATCGTTATATGGGGCGCAATGCCCAATTTATGCTGGATATTATGGCCGAAAGCAAAATCAATGTTGTTGCTTCAACGGGATACTATCAGCAGAAATTCTACCCATCATCAGTGCATGCCATGAGAGTTGAAACCATTGCACGAGAAATGATTGATGAAATTGAACGGGGTATTGATGGTACCTCGCTCAAAGCAGGGGTGATCGCTGAAATTGGTTCCAGCCTGGGTCAGATCACTGATGATGAACGTAAAGTTTTTGAGGCGGCGGCGATAGCCCACCTCTCTACCGGACGTCCCATTTCCACTCATACCACCCTCAGTACCATGGGGCTTGAGCAATTGACTCTGTTGAAGGAGTTTGGTGTTGATCCTCAACATATTGTCATTGGTCACTGCGACCTGAAAGACAATCTGGACACCATCCTGCCTCTGCTTGATGAAGGTGCCTGGGTGCAGTTCGACACGATTGGCAAGAATGACTACTACCCGGACAGTAAGCGCATTGAGATGCTTCAGTCCGTCAAAGCGCGAGGCATGCTCGATCGCGTCATGCTTTCAATGGATATCACCCGCCGTTCACATCTGAAAGGTAATGGTGGTATCGGTTTTGATTACCTCCTAACAACCTTTGTACCCATGTTGCAAAAAGCGGATTTTACCCAGCGGGAAATCGACCTGATGTTGCGTGATAACCCGGCTGCTTTTTTTAATTACGGCCAAAACTAG
- a CDS encoding YhfT family protein, which yields MVQEFLMRLIEVDPVKAGLLAAIGAISAMMANRGIAVFHDGLRPLIPEHLEGRMSRKALAATSFALSFGLIIGFGIPFSLTAPIILVHSLLLGTDVIGVWCSNSKKGFVLSGVIGALYAVALLTGLKSVVELFAMLPVNFMTNLSKVGDPIVVCFSLFPAVVVGYQYGYRKGIWVLAATIIGYLATQSIGTLSFGGFIEKPVKLDPNGSALLIAMIAMFYFAMKQRPPETSGDQKGANEMLVGLFSSRIARIQKNKWLLVLSGGLTAVAATMSFSLLAEGPVSLQLMAQGEQNGALLVALARAISFVPLVGTTAIATGVYSPDGMKFVFVAGLATNNPWIAFIAGCVIMLMEIMLLAKIAIWLDKYPGVKACGDHIRTAITRMLEISLLVGGMIASNAILPGMGFMIVAGIYLLNKTSKRPLVEMAIGPIATIAVGILANIFYIMGLG from the coding sequence ATGGTACAGGAATTTTTGATGCGACTTATTGAAGTCGATCCCGTTAAGGCCGGACTTCTGGCTGCCATCGGTGCGATTTCTGCGATGATGGCTAATCGGGGAATTGCCGTTTTCCACGATGGATTACGACCATTGATTCCGGAACATTTGGAAGGGCGTATGAGCCGTAAGGCGCTGGCCGCGACCAGCTTTGCCTTAAGCTTTGGCCTGATTATCGGGTTTGGTATTCCTTTTTCACTGACGGCGCCGATCATTCTGGTACACAGCCTGCTGTTGGGCACTGATGTTATTGGGGTCTGGTGTTCAAACAGTAAAAAGGGTTTCGTGCTATCCGGCGTCATCGGGGCGCTTTATGCGGTTGCATTATTAACCGGCCTGAAATCGGTGGTAGAACTGTTTGCCATGTTGCCGGTTAACTTTATGACTAACTTAAGTAAAGTTGGCGATCCAATCGTAGTCTGCTTCTCTCTGTTCCCTGCCGTAGTGGTGGGCTATCAATACGGTTATCGTAAAGGTATTTGGGTATTGGCCGCCACGATAATTGGCTATCTGGCGACTCAGTCTATTGGCACCTTAAGCTTTGGCGGCTTTATTGAGAAACCGGTTAAGTTGGATCCAAACGGTAGCGCATTACTGATTGCGATGATCGCTATGTTCTACTTTGCAATGAAGCAACGCCCACCGGAAACGTCGGGAGATCAGAAAGGCGCCAATGAGATGTTAGTTGGCCTGTTCTCCTCGCGTATTGCGCGTATCCAGAAAAACAAATGGCTACTGGTGCTTAGCGGTGGTTTAACCGCCGTTGCGGCAACCATGTCGTTTAGCCTGCTAGCCGAAGGTCCGGTATCGCTGCAATTGATGGCTCAGGGTGAACAGAATGGTGCTCTGCTGGTTGCTCTGGCACGGGCCATTAGCTTTGTGCCGTTGGTGGGAACCACTGCCATTGCCACTGGGGTATACAGCCCGGATGGAATGAAGTTCGTTTTTGTTGCCGGTCTGGCAACCAATAATCCGTGGATCGCCTTTATTGCAGGCTGCGTGATTATGCTGATGGAAATCATGCTGCTGGCGAAGATTGCTATCTGGCTGGATAAATATCCTGGGGTTAAAGCCTGTGGCGACCATATCCGTACCGCGATCACCAGAATGCTGGAGATATCCCTGCTGGTTGGTGGAATGATTGCATCAAACGCGATTTTACCTGGTATGGGCTTTATGATTGTGGCGGGTATCTACCTGTTGAATAAGACCTCAAAACGTCCTCTGGTTGAAATGGCGATTGGTCCGATTGCTACCATTGCGGTAGGGATTCTGGCGAATATTTTTTATATCATGGGATTAGGCTAA
- a CDS encoding DUF3592 domain-containing protein, translating to MKIFIWIFTLVGVLLLSMAGYIGYSAYSLEGEGVKTTGTIIALNGTHPVVRFVTGEGERVTFESSLGSSSYTKQLGQDIDVVYRPDAPQQAEIDDFISQYLVSIIPGIIGLIFTLTGLIPAFIIRYRGKKKIRLLQQGRPVKALITDVDVNRTIKINGRSPFRISCQWRNTLTNQHYIFTSENIYFDPRPYIEQQEITVYINGENIKDYYVDVRFLPERV from the coding sequence GTGAAGATATTCATTTGGATTTTTACTCTTGTTGGCGTGTTGTTGCTCTCGATGGCGGGATATATAGGTTATTCTGCTTATAGCCTCGAAGGTGAAGGGGTTAAGACGACAGGAACGATTATTGCCTTGAACGGCACCCACCCTGTGGTTCGGTTTGTCACCGGGGAAGGGGAGCGGGTGACTTTTGAATCCTCTCTTGGTTCCAGCAGTTATACCAAACAGCTGGGTCAAGATATTGACGTTGTTTACCGACCTGACGCACCTCAGCAAGCTGAAATTGATGACTTTATATCACAATATCTTGTATCTATTATTCCCGGAATAATAGGTCTTATCTTTACGCTGACAGGTCTTATCCCCGCATTCATTATTCGCTATCGTGGAAAAAAGAAAATCCGATTATTGCAGCAGGGCAGGCCAGTAAAAGCGTTGATTACCGATGTGGATGTCAATCGCACGATTAAAATTAATGGTCGCTCGCCGTTTAGAATTTCATGCCAGTGGCGTAATACCCTGACTAATCAACATTACATTTTTACCAGCGAAAATATTTACTTCGACCCACGCCCTTATATTGAGCAACAGGAGATAACGGTCTATATCAACGGTGAAAATATCAAAGATTATTATGTGGATGTTCGATTTCTGCCGGAAAGAGTTTAA
- a CDS encoding DMSO/selenate family reductase complex B subunit encodes MKQYGFYVDSSKCTGCKTCQISCKDEKDLQLGPKLRRVYEFGGGTWSKQGNLWTQNVFNYYLSIACNHCSKPTCVEGCPTGAMHKRAEDGLVVVNQDICVGCRYCEMRCPYGAPQFDESKKVMAKCDGCYERVGQGMKPVCVESCPQRALDFDEISVLHEKYGYQNGVAPLPDPSLTSPNLVIKAHRDAKPCGDTSGHIQNPAEV; translated from the coding sequence ATGAAACAGTATGGTTTTTACGTAGATAGCTCCAAGTGCACTGGGTGTAAAACTTGCCAGATTAGCTGCAAAGACGAAAAGGATTTGCAGCTGGGGCCAAAATTGCGCCGGGTTTATGAGTTTGGCGGCGGTACCTGGTCTAAACAGGGAAATCTGTGGACACAAAACGTGTTCAATTATTACCTGTCAATTGCCTGTAACCATTGCTCCAAGCCAACCTGTGTTGAAGGTTGCCCAACCGGCGCCATGCATAAGCGTGCAGAAGATGGACTGGTGGTGGTTAATCAGGATATCTGTGTTGGCTGTCGTTATTGCGAAATGCGCTGCCCTTACGGAGCCCCGCAGTTTGATGAGTCGAAGAAAGTCATGGCTAAGTGTGACGGCTGTTATGAACGAGTAGGGCAAGGGATGAAACCTGTTTGTGTTGAATCTTGTCCTCAGCGTGCGTTGGACTTTGATGAAATCAGTGTATTGCATGAAAAGTACGGCTATCAGAATGGGGTTGCACCATTACCGGATCCATCGCTGACCTCACCGAATCTGGTGATTAAAGCCCATCGGGATGCAAAACCTTGTGGTGATACATCCGGTCATATTCAGAATCCGGCGGAGGTGTAA
- the dmsD gene encoding Tat proofreading chaperone DmsD, with the protein MLMNTTIPRIIGACFYYPPQTTLIAVLPELVALFPWPQPELLRQQTERLTEFDAETLMHDYSMLFEGVGMMPAPPWGSVYLDRENLLMGDSTLDYRQFLAQQGMATNTDNPEPEDQFGLMLMAFAYLLESDKPTAAQQLLSEHLLPWAERYLSLVQSSDTEHVFYPQLAEMTWLYLRTLQQQLNLPVEAKELYL; encoded by the coding sequence ATGCTAATGAATACCACGATTCCCCGAATTATCGGAGCCTGCTTTTATTATCCGCCACAGACAACGCTGATCGCAGTATTGCCTGAATTGGTGGCGCTATTTCCCTGGCCGCAGCCAGAGTTGCTTCGTCAACAAACTGAGCGCCTGACGGAGTTTGACGCAGAAACCTTGATGCATGATTACTCTATGCTGTTTGAAGGAGTCGGCATGATGCCTGCGCCTCCCTGGGGTTCTGTTTATCTGGATCGGGAAAACCTGTTAATGGGCGATTCCACTCTGGATTATCGTCAGTTTCTTGCTCAGCAAGGAATGGCGACCAATACCGATAATCCTGAACCGGAAGATCAGTTTGGCTTGATGTTAATGGCCTTTGCCTATTTATTGGAATCAGATAAACCCACCGCCGCACAACAATTGTTGAGTGAGCATTTACTGCCTTGGGCAGAACGCTATTTGTCACTGGTACAATCAAGTGATACTGAGCATGTTTTTTATCCGCAACTGGCGGAGATGACCTGGCTTTATCTGCGAACCCTCCAGCAACAGCTTAATTTGCCGGTTGAAGCGAAGGAGCTTTATCTCTGA
- a CDS encoding 4Fe-4S binding protein, with amino-acid sequence MKDERFYKAYMEHRTVSRRGLLRGLLKGAQTIPDSSPVKHHQKAEVIRPPGAVDEVIFQQACTGCGDCASACPESLIVLNASLPELDFISNYCTRCDRCIQACSPGALRSGPFNINARAQLNHACQNSYMYCDSCSGRCDKKAIQWQSGRAPVIQTELCDGCGECVFVCPVKALEMVVI; translated from the coding sequence ATGAAAGATGAGCGCTTTTACAAAGCCTATATGGAGCATCGAACCGTCAGTCGGCGGGGATTGCTGCGTGGATTGCTCAAAGGTGCTCAGACCATTCCTGATTCATCTCCGGTGAAACATCATCAAAAAGCCGAAGTGATTCGCCCTCCGGGAGCCGTTGATGAGGTGATATTCCAACAGGCCTGTACCGGTTGTGGCGATTGCGCTTCCGCCTGTCCCGAATCGTTGATTGTATTGAATGCCTCTCTGCCCGAGCTGGATTTTATCTCTAATTATTGTACTCGCTGCGATCGCTGTATTCAGGCTTGCAGCCCTGGTGCTTTGCGAAGTGGCCCGTTTAATATTAATGCCCGGGCTCAATTAAATCACGCCTGTCAAAACAGCTATATGTATTGCGATAGCTGTTCCGGACGCTGTGATAAAAAAGCCATCCAGTGGCAAAGCGGTCGCGCGCCGGTTATTCAAACTGAGCTGTGTGATGGCTGTGGTGAGTGTGTATTCGTTTGCCCGGTAAAAGCATTGGAAATGGTGGTAATATAA
- a CDS encoding phosphopentomutase, translating to MAKFLVLVIDSFGVGAMDDVPQVRPQDIGANTCAHILQAKPDLRLPVLEKLGMINALGFSANVMQPSAEANFGTADLQHEGGDTFMGHQEILGTKPKTPLRIPFSEVIDAVEQALFAADYQVERIGGTLQYLLVNQHVAIGDNLEADLGQVFNITANLSEISFEQVKKIGRIVRDCVSVDRVIAFGGLMASSQQILDAAEEKLGIYIGINAPKSGAYDKGFQVVHMGYGVDSQVQVPEKLHSRRIPTTLIGKVADIVDNPHGINHINLVDSQTIMDITLDAIKQPGDRFICTNIQETDLSGHAQNVERYADRLMVVDNNLADILNVMTPEDCLVVMADHGNDPTIGHSKHTREKVPLLVYRPGVTGVQIGHRDSLSDVGATVCDFFHAPAPQNGTSFLALLKAQE from the coding sequence ATGGCTAAGTTTTTGGTATTGGTGATTGATAGTTTTGGTGTTGGTGCCATGGATGATGTGCCACAGGTGCGCCCGCAGGATATCGGTGCGAATACCTGTGCGCATATCTTGCAGGCTAAACCTGATTTGCGTTTGCCGGTGCTGGAAAAGCTGGGAATGATTAATGCGCTTGGGTTTAGCGCCAATGTGATGCAACCAAGTGCTGAGGCCAACTTTGGTACTGCCGATTTGCAACATGAGGGTGGCGATACTTTTATGGGGCATCAGGAGATACTTGGAACCAAACCGAAAACCCCGTTAAGAATTCCTTTTTCTGAAGTCATCGATGCGGTAGAGCAGGCACTGTTCGCGGCAGATTATCAGGTAGAACGTATTGGCGGCACACTACAGTATTTATTGGTTAATCAGCATGTTGCCATTGGGGATAATCTGGAAGCCGACCTTGGTCAGGTATTTAATATTACTGCCAACCTGTCTGAAATCTCTTTTGAGCAGGTAAAAAAGATCGGGCGCATTGTTCGTGATTGCGTCAGTGTCGATCGGGTTATTGCGTTTGGTGGTCTGATGGCATCAAGTCAGCAAATCCTCGATGCCGCAGAAGAGAAACTCGGTATTTATATCGGCATCAATGCACCAAAATCAGGGGCCTATGACAAGGGTTTTCAGGTTGTTCATATGGGTTATGGTGTGGACAGTCAGGTACAGGTACCGGAAAAACTGCATAGTCGCCGGATCCCTACCACGCTGATCGGTAAAGTCGCTGATATTGTGGATAATCCCCACGGTATAAATCACATCAATCTGGTTGATTCACAAACCATCATGGATATCACCCTTGACGCTATAAAGCAGCCGGGGGATCGATTTATCTGTACCAATATTCAGGAAACGGATCTGTCAGGACACGCTCAGAATGTGGAGCGCTATGCGGATCGTCTGATGGTGGTAGATAACAACCTTGCTGACATATTGAACGTTATGACGCCGGAAGACTGTCTGGTGGTCATGGCGGATCACGGTAATGACCCCACCATTGGGCACAGTAAACATACCCGAGAGAAAGTACCGCTGTTGGTTTATCGACCCGGGGTAACCGGCGTTCAGATTGGCCATCGGGATAGCCTGTCTGATGTTGGCGCGACGGTATGTGATTTTTTCCATGCACCGGCACCGCAGAATGGAACATCGTTTCTGGCGCTGCTTAAGGCTCAGGAGTAA
- a CDS encoding YhfX family PLP-dependent enzyme, protein MFVDALKRQNPQLIEAAVTLWRQGAILPDTYVIDVDQVLENGRKLLKTANDYGIELYLMTKQIGRNPTLARQLIELGYRGVVAVDFREAEILTEHQIPLCHVGHLVQIPDGLVEKMLRLRPEVITVFSLEKARQISQVAQSIGTVQPVMIKVIADSDKLYPGQEAGFMLNDLENIVHQIQMMPGIKLTGLTHFPCLLWDDKQQSTLPTPNLQTLLATYHRLTDMGVGIQQLNAPSASSCGTLPLLAEYGVTHTEPGHALTGTIPANHSGTEPERIAMVYITEVSHQFSGLSYCFGGGYYRRGHASKGLVFSSSSSKFQTARVLPLDDASIDYHIPLEGNYPVGSGVVMCFRTQIFVTRSDVALVSGIQTGQPVLDGIYTSQGMLKQGAFYG, encoded by the coding sequence ATGTTTGTTGATGCACTTAAAAGGCAGAACCCACAACTGATTGAGGCCGCAGTCACGCTATGGCGTCAGGGCGCTATTCTGCCTGATACCTATGTTATCGATGTGGATCAGGTGCTGGAAAATGGTCGCAAGCTGCTTAAAACTGCGAATGATTATGGTATTGAACTCTATCTGATGACCAAACAGATTGGACGCAATCCAACCCTTGCCCGGCAGCTAATTGAATTGGGTTATCGGGGTGTGGTGGCGGTGGATTTCAGAGAAGCAGAAATTTTAACTGAGCATCAGATTCCTCTTTGTCATGTCGGACATTTGGTACAGATCCCGGATGGGCTGGTGGAAAAAATGCTCCGGTTACGTCCTGAGGTGATAACGGTTTTTTCCCTTGAAAAAGCACGGCAGATTAGCCAAGTGGCGCAGTCTATCGGTACGGTACAGCCGGTGATGATTAAAGTCATTGCCGATAGCGACAAGCTTTACCCCGGTCAGGAAGCAGGATTTATGCTGAATGACCTTGAGAATATTGTTCATCAGATACAAATGATGCCGGGTATCAAACTTACCGGGCTTACCCATTTTCCCTGTTTGCTATGGGACGATAAGCAACAAAGCACTCTGCCTACACCAAACCTGCAAACCTTGCTGGCGACTTACCATCGGCTTACCGATATGGGCGTTGGAATTCAGCAGCTTAATGCCCCTTCGGCTTCAAGCTGTGGCACTTTACCGCTGTTGGCAGAGTATGGCGTTACCCATACCGAGCCCGGACATGCACTGACCGGCACTATTCCCGCTAATCATTCCGGTACTGAACCTGAAAGAATAGCCATGGTATATATCACGGAAGTATCCCATCAGTTTTCAGGCCTTAGTTATTGCTTTGGCGGTGGTTATTACCGCCGTGGCCATGCCAGTAAGGGACTGGTTTTCTCTTCCTCTTCATCGAAGTTTCAAACTGCCCGGGTATTACCGCTGGATGATGCCAGCATTGATTACCACATTCCTCTGGAAGGCAACTATCCGGTGGGGAGCGGTGTTGTTATGTGTTTTCGCACCCAGATTTTCGTTACCCGCAGTGACGTTGCTTTAGTTTCTGGTATTCAAACCGGACAACCCGTACTGGATGGCATTTATACCAGTCAGGGGATGCTTAAACAGGGGGCTTTCTATGGCTAA
- a CDS encoding dimethyl sulfoxide reductase anchor subunit family protein gives MHELPLVFFTVLGQSAVGVFLLAFVSYQLKLSDWEQLRRANLLALVLMAIGLICSIFHLGQIFRMFNVMAGVGRSPMSNEIALCGAFFALACGTLFFSYIKKNVGIASVLNVATILLGLAFVWSITKVYQLQTVGSWNTGYTAQQMWLTVLVGGGACAVLAGVRKVGAIALLIGAIVSLVAKPGYLSFVNQVEPALSSQQTLFWGIQTFCLALAVLVAVVVLIKHKGLGSVLALGSAGVVIGELASRIAFYNLWSIAM, from the coding sequence ATGCATGAATTACCACTGGTATTTTTTACCGTACTTGGACAAAGCGCTGTAGGGGTGTTTTTGTTGGCCTTTGTTAGCTATCAGCTCAAATTGAGCGACTGGGAACAGCTCAGACGGGCTAACCTGTTGGCGCTGGTGTTGATGGCTATTGGCCTGATTTGCAGTATTTTCCACCTGGGGCAGATTTTCCGCATGTTTAATGTGATGGCTGGAGTAGGACGCTCGCCAATGAGTAATGAAATCGCGTTATGTGGCGCTTTCTTTGCTTTGGCTTGCGGTACTCTGTTCTTTAGCTACATCAAGAAAAACGTCGGGATCGCCAGCGTACTGAATGTGGCAACTATTCTGCTTGGGTTGGCTTTTGTCTGGTCAATTACCAAAGTGTATCAATTACAAACCGTAGGCAGTTGGAATACGGGTTACACCGCACAGCAAATGTGGCTTACCGTACTGGTTGGCGGCGGAGCCTGTGCTGTTTTAGCCGGAGTACGTAAGGTGGGTGCCATTGCGCTGTTGATTGGTGCCATTGTCAGCCTGGTGGCTAAACCGGGTTATCTGAGCTTTGTTAATCAGGTTGAACCCGCACTCTCTTCCCAACAGACGCTATTCTGGGGTATTCAGACCTTCTGTCTGGCTCTGGCGGTGTTGGTTGCGGTCGTGGTGTTGATTAAGCATAAGGGTTTGGGTTCTGTTCTGGCTCTTGGCTCTGCTGGTGTGGTGATTGGAGAACTGGCTTCCCGCATCGCATTTTACAATTTGTGGTCAATCGCCATGTAA
- the yhfZ gene encoding GntR family transcriptional regulator YhfZ: protein MSKTFIKKEGIAQSFLARYLLALQSGSRLKTIDELARECELSVGLMQSALKDLESFGALKVVRRGRNGSFIDTIDHKLLLQFANIDNVVCAMPLPYARVYEGLASGLKAQFADMPFYFAHMRGADIRVQCLENGIYDLAVTSRLAAEQHLKQGNIYIALALGQQSYAEQHKLIFRQGQEKNIQRIGIDSTSADQKIMTEEWVGGRDIEFVEVSYHECLNKIVSGYIDAAIWNVGQGKTLEALGLMTSALSGNESCYKASEAVILTRKDDKQIQQLVNTMLNRDALLLHQQQVVAGQIEPTY, encoded by the coding sequence ATGAGTAAAACATTTATTAAAAAAGAGGGGATCGCTCAGTCCTTCCTGGCTCGTTACCTGCTGGCATTACAATCAGGAAGCCGCCTGAAAACCATTGATGAGCTTGCCAGAGAGTGCGAGTTATCTGTTGGATTGATGCAGTCTGCGCTGAAAGATCTGGAAAGCTTTGGTGCCCTGAAAGTTGTGCGGCGCGGCCGCAACGGGAGTTTTATCGATACCATCGATCATAAGCTGCTGTTGCAGTTTGCCAATATCGATAATGTGGTTTGTGCTATGCCATTGCCTTACGCCCGGGTTTATGAAGGGCTGGCCAGCGGATTAAAAGCCCAGTTTGCCGATATGCCGTTTTATTTCGCCCATATGCGAGGGGCAGACATCCGCGTTCAATGTCTGGAAAACGGTATATATGATTTAGCCGTCACTTCTCGTCTGGCGGCAGAGCAGCATTTAAAACAGGGCAATATCTATATCGCTCTGGCGCTGGGGCAGCAAAGTTATGCCGAGCAACATAAGCTGATTTTTCGGCAGGGGCAGGAAAAAAATATTCAACGTATTGGCATCGACAGTACGTCCGCTGACCAAAAGATCATGACAGAAGAATGGGTTGGCGGCAGAGATATTGAATTTGTAGAAGTTTCTTACCACGAATGTTTAAACAAGATTGTTAGCGGCTACATTGATGCGGCTATCTGGAACGTGGGGCAGGGAAAGACACTGGAAGCCCTTGGCCTGATGACCAGCGCGCTGTCAGGCAATGAGTCTTGCTATAAAGCGTCTGAAGCGGTGATTCTGACACGCAAAGATGATAAGCAGATTCAACAGTTGGTAAATACCATGCTCAATCGTGATGCTCTGTTGCTACATCAGCAGCAGGTGGTAGCCGGGCAGATTGAGCCGACTTATTGA